The Mauremys reevesii isolate NIE-2019 linkage group 1, ASM1616193v1, whole genome shotgun sequence genome has a segment encoding these proteins:
- the LOC120401696 gene encoding olfactory receptor 52E2-like, with product MSDSNTTNFTNYSTFILLGIPGLEAAHVWISIPICAMYAIALFGNFTILFIVKMEPSLQGPMFYFLCMLAVTDLVMSASTVPKMLSIFWFNSREISFNACLTQMYFIHSFSTMESGVLVAMAFDRYVAICNPLRYSMTLTNSVVVKVGLAVMLRSGILTLPYPFLARRWPYCRTNIIPHFYCGHIAVVKLACADIRISSYYGLFNLFSEIGMDLFFIAVSYTLILRAIFRLPTKDARFKTFGTCISHLCAILALYIPDLFSSLTQRFGHNVPLHLRVLITSMYLVVPPMLHPIIYGLRTKQIRGRLLQLFTH from the coding sequence atgtcagattccaacacaaccaaCTTCACCAACTACTCCACCTTCAtactgctgggcattcctggcctggaggctgcccatgtctggatctccatccccatCTGTGCTATGTACGCCATAGCCTTGTtcgggaacttcaccatcctgttcattgtgaagatGGAGCCGAGCCTCCAGGGgcccatgttctatttcctctgcatgctggccgtcaCTGACCTGGTCATGTCCGCATCCACCGTACCCAAAATgttgagcatcttctggttcaattccagggagatcagtttcaatgcctgcctcacccagatgtactttatTCATTCCTTCTCAACTATGGAGTCTGGAgtcctcgtggccatggcttttgatcgctatgtggccatctgcaatCCTCTGAGATATTCCATGACCCTGACAAACTCTGTTGTTGTGAAGGTAGGCCTGGCCGTGATGCTGCGTAGTGGCATACTCACAttaccctatcccttcctggcgaggcggtggccatattgcagaacaaACATCATCCCCCACTTCTATTGTGGGCATatagctgtggtgaagctggcctgcgccgacatccgcatcagtagttactatggcctgTTTAATCTTTTCTCTGAGATAGGaatggatttattttttattgccgtgtcctatactctgatcctccgggccatcttccgtctccccacaaaggacgcccggttcaaaacttttgggacctgcatctctcatctttgtgccatcttAGCTTTGTACATCCCAGATTTATTCTCCTCCCTCACACAgcggtttggccacaatgtgccaCTGCATTTACGTGTTCTCATTACCAGTATGTACCTGGTGGTGCCCCCCATGCTccaccccatcatctatgggctgaggaccaaacagatccggggcaggctgctccagctctttactcat